gtcgtcatatggatatcctgcctatagttaaatttttgcatctctcatatagataccatgcacATAGTTAACTGGAAAACCGAATCATGCATATGCATTTGTCATTAGTCAAACCTATTTATAGGGCTTAAACAACTAATtgtatttagatatcatgttcataggcttaaacgaagtacaacatttagatgtcatgcctataggatttataCACTCTTGTTATGTCTGTGAAAGTGTTTAAAGTCAACAaagcctagaaagcatgcctataggaattaataaccaagtctgAAACGTCTCACTCGCCTACAAATCTAAAATCAGTGTCTAGCGTCTGCAGAacttatgatcttttgtcaaaactcgtctttcctgaataactgacaaccttttctaaaatTAGTATACTTCATActttctaaaatcagtagatatcatgcctataggtttccgtctaacacttaggcaagccataggacagTTTATGAACTGAAccagattttattaactacaaccagcaagcaggcctgattcgggcttcttatctgaaataagcaataaatcagtctgccccaacttttaagtttaatcagaccctaatcagtacgtgtagacatgctaaactatatgtttttctttgatttaaggaggtctgtttgagccttatttgttttatgtgcttccccaaacttgctatatatatatttttgcttgtcgccttagtatttttaccttttgaaaccataaataagcccaatacctccccCCTTTAGTATTAGTAGTCTCAAGTGCCTCAAGGGCTGATAAGAtggggacgggtaatagcatgcaataagtaaacgagaccattccacgcgttaatacctcaacggggtgggaaagggtatatatggatatgatgaccacgcgataacatcacgtgtagcccctcactaaggagtgattaccggatgttgtgtggggtgatccatattattaataaacctaggaccctctttccttttgttttctttgtttcttttaaatcttttttttatcatttcttttaagaaaatcaactcttttagttcctttttcttacctttgtttatttgtaaccataacgtgaaaatcccctcttatttgaagcctttatttgcctatgtgttatttgcatttaagtcacaacaatagtttggtcgggaaccacactagtggatcctgaggggtgtctaacactttccccttggtataatttcaagctcttacccaatctctggttactcaaaacaaacccctcctagtgtcctaatgcacttaaatcattaggtggcgactcttcaattcaaacccaattcccaaaagggaacgagttgtcctcccaaatgtcacaaacccgatttcgcgagaaaaagggggcgcgacaggcaTACCAAGAATATATCCCAACAAGGTAGAGTCCATTACCATATCAACTCAATTCACCAAGGCAAAATGTGACCATCTTCAACATTGAACAAGTCAGCATAAAAACTTTGAACTTCCTCCTCATATACCCTAGCAACATAACTTGTGAACAAGTGTGTCCATTGTTGGAAATCATAAATCTCAACCAACTGTCTCATACCAGCCTTCTCCAAGACATCAGAGGCAAATGTGCATCcccatagtaccttttgacttctCAATCTCTCTCTCCCAGCACTCCCCGGATCACCAACTCTGGCTTTCTTTGAGGAACTAGGTTCCTCATCAGTATCAACCTTTCTCTTAGCAGTCTTGCGAAcactcttcttctttttatcaGACTTTACAGATTTTTCACCTAATTCTTTCACCATATTTTTAGTAGGAACAGCATCATCGGACTTAGTCAGACTTTTAGCAGACACAAAAGATCCCCCATTTTGCTTGAAAAGACCATGATTTTGTGATAACTTCCTAGTCAACGTACTAGGTTCCTCCATTTCTTTTTCATCCACATTCACAACATGCAGTATTTTCTCATTTACAACTTTGCCATATTTCACTAATTTTCTTCTCCTCAACTTAGCTTGACTGTTCTTAAGCGCAGACTCAAGAGCTTCCTTCTTCTGCAACCTTGTTGTGGTTCGCTTAGGAGTTGGATCTTCACCAATAGCTACTCTACGCCTAGGTAGACTGGCAATTGGTAAATCATCTGAATCTTCTTCACTATCCTCATTTTGTTCTTCAGACACAGGGCTTGTCTCAGGAATAATAACACTTAGAGGCTCAACATCTAAATGAGGAGAGGGAGCAGGGTCAGTACTGACTTGGGGTTCCTGAGAGACCCGAAGGTGGATCAGGTCCTCCAGCAGGTTCCCTAGTAGCACCTTCCTGTGCCGAAGGTTCAACAGGCACAAGCTCATTATCCTCTCCAACAAGCTCAGATGCTTCCCCCTAAGTCTTAAGACCATCCTCGCTTCCTCCAACAAAAACCCATTCATTGGCTATGGACAACATATTTTCTATGGCTTCCTTTTCCTGTAGATCCATGAGAAAATTAGGAGAAATAGGAGCGGTACCTGTGGACAAAAGATCAGGAGTAGTTTTTATTGAGTCAACGATTTCAGTTCCCTCAGTCTGGCCTACCTTTGACCCTTCTTCTGTAGGAGAACTTGAAATTTCCTGATTTTCTTCATTCTCAGTAATACTTGTTTCGTCCCTCATTTCTGGCGAGGTAAGAGAAGAGATATGGTCAACACCTCTTGTGGGAGTTAATGCTTTGTTACCCTTTTGAGGACTAGAACTCGAATGGGTAGGAGAGGAGATGGAGTGTGGCAGTGACTCTATTCTAGGGTTTTGGTTATCAGTAGTGTGAGGAGGGGAGTCTGGCATTGGTGTTTCAACTGGTGAGGACTAGGTGATACTAGAAATTATTTGATTTTTAGCCCtggtgagaagaagagagaagatTTGGTGAACTGAAGAGAGAACGAATAGGAAACATGTCACACCctaacctcgggaggcgcgaccggcgctcaatcgagtgaacccaactgagcaagccttttggacactttctacccaactcactatgatcaagaaacatgctttcatttatttagacagTAGGAAAGATCGTACATATAACATTGCTAGTTCATTTTATATTACAACCCTTAAACTAtagttaagtttccaaaatctcaTATAGTTACAGTTTAGAAGAACAggagtttagaattacaacatagtccaGTGACCCATCCAACAaccccgtacataacccacacgaatgtctacagagcctctaaagatacaaaagaCAGTTATAATAATGTCGGCTATCTGCGGTCGACACTGTCTACTacggaaccacctacatccattcaaagatatagcacccccggcaaaagggacattagcaccatggaatagtactagtatgtataactaaacaccatctcattagaaagaacaaccacacaagaataaggaaatcatagGATCAACAAAAGttttaaacaatcaccacatcatcaaataaaagggatcacatagctttcacataattttcATAGTTTTACGTTGGGACATTTAATGCTGTTGCATCATTATTCACAATACCACCAGTTTCTTacgcggagtccgatcacgaacCGATCGGCTgagttgcctcatttgagacatatacatcaatcacaatttcattctcacttcCCGGTTTCAATATCATCACAATACTACCATGTGTGCAGCATGGCGTCtcatcacggcccgatcggctaagccgtcttaccaagacgttttccttttccatcattcatctcacttcaatttttgtttcacatatatcagttcatcggcacttggggccacaattatcacatcatacttggcactaggccacatttcataactcaaatcCTTTTCCCCCACATTTCacttttttttggcaatccgctaggcaaccacctagggctagttttttattaataacagaaaagaaaaatacaacaattaggaaaagtacaaataagggggacaatagcaccggtattgttacccatatgccttggctatataatcactcctctgcgcctcacattgccttaaGATGGCatcctcatgtagaggattcatggtgtagctgccggcaaagtctcacgagggcatataatctcatagctgtgtggatatttttccaaaggcataggaccaaggcaacacaaaccAGGTTAAatcttaccttactaatcctattgaggcaaagaAAAGGCCTCACCTActaacaagcatgtaaaaaaATAAGAACTTGAATGgaccaaatattcaatgatcattacagagtttataacatactctgttatgatattacaaatgagtatACTTATAAAATGATAAAATAGAATGTAGTAGGAATTAAATTCTTGTCCCTTCTTTTCCAAACTTATAAaatcttcaatttgtaattctttgttgttttcctcaaccgtgttcaaaatgtattcaaaaatcagcatttcttttttgaacggttggacctcgttgatgtagttggggcagcctgcttttgtttggcaactccCATTGGAGGTTGCCTAACATTTGAAAAATCACTAACCTTGCcgtcccaactatttttccttgtatgagTCTTCTTACCTTTTCCGCTATTCATAGGTGATAAATCTCCTTTTCTTGCGGCCTCTGCTCTGCATTGTTGTATCATTGCAtcttcctctccttcttcaaAAATTTCTCTCCCCACATTCACAGATTGTGGAGCATTTTGGACGATGTCTAGTGTCACCAATGCAGATTGTCCCTTTGTATTTGTCACCATTGCCTTGCTTTGATGTTGTTCTATTTTTTTTAGCTTATTCCTGCTCTTACTCACAGGACCAGTGCTATAAGCATTTGGATTTACAGGATTTAACGATGTAGAACTCACCATTGCATCCAAAAGCTTTCTCTCATCCTCTGAAATAACTGGGATAGTTGTAACAATTTGATTCTGTCCAGATTGCACTGTTGTGACTTCTCGATCACCTTTAGGACTAGCTGCTGGACTAACCTTCGTTGTAGGTGTTGTTGCGTGTGTACTGGTTATCACACCTTGGAGCTGCCCATTTTTTGGTTGCACTGTTGTAGTTTGATCACCTGTAGGATTAGTATTTGAGGAGTTGGGATCAATTTGCTGTTGTTGCACAGTAACTGTAGGTGCTCCTGTAGCTGCATTTTGCATACCAGAATTTGAGTAACTTCTGGGAACAAAAGCATGAGCATTGAGGTTCGGATTACTCTTGGCACTTGTTGCTCGTACTTGACCATGTTTTTTCATAGCCATTGAATCACTATCTTCCTCTGCACTATCATGATCAACCTCCTTATCAGCTCCTTCTTATGAATAACCAGCGAAACCATCGCCCCAATCCTCTTCATTGTCATCCTCACGCTGCTCTTGCCAAAGCTTGGATTTGATAGCCATCAACCTCAGATTTGACCGTATCACCTCGTTATTATTCCCCGTTGACAACATGAGCTGCCCAGATTCACCTTCAACATCCCCAAACGACTCCACTGATTAAGATGGAATGTCATACGCCGATGTATTCAAGGTTACCAACGGTTGCTTGAATATAGGATTGGCATATATCATCATTTCAATCTGTGATTCTTTGATAATTTTCAACACTTGTGGACTGGAACAAGAATCGTGGGAGTGCTGGACGTGGGTAGTAGCTCGCCCTTTGACACTTCTGCCACGTTGCTATTTATAGCATTTTGTCGATCTCCGGAAAACTTAGCCAAATTATTGCTGGTTCGGCCTCCCTTTTTACTGCTTGAAATTGGTATTATTTGCTGGTTAAAAGAACCATCAATTAAGGTTGTTGTGTTATCAATCTTCTCATGATAGTCATTCACGTTGGCTAGAGCATTGAAAggatttgaaaattttgtggaattCTGCTCAACCTGCATCATTTTTTTGCTGTTTGGAGTGCCTTTTTTGCTGGAAACCATTGTCCAGTTATCCTTAATAATATGATGCCCAGCTTCCTTTGTATCTTGTACAGCATCAGTAGGTTTTGAAGCAACTTCAGCTGGAACTAAAGCAGCGTTAGATACATCTACAGTAGTTGtacctgctgctgctgatttctcaACTGTTTCAACAAGTGCATCAACTCGATTAACAGTTGTTTTCAATGCAGTAGTAGACTCCAAATTTGTACCTACACCAGTTGCCTAAGCCTGAGTCCCCTGCTCAAATCCCTGCTCCTTATGAAAAATTGTAGCATCAGGGACATCAGCATCTCGATCAACTACTTGTGTATCAATCACAGCATGATCACTTTTTGAACCTGTAGCATCTTCCTCAGCCCGAGCAACAACACCCTTTAAACTTACACCAGTTGACAAAATAGCTGCAGCACTAGCAAGCTCGTCATAGGCTTGCACAATTGGATTAACAGCATTGGAAATCCTTGCCAAAACTATCCTAGCAGGCACATCTCGAGAGGGAGGATGTGGACCCTTATCAAGCTTTGAGACTTCACCTGCATTGTTATCCACCGCTGCTCGATTCATTACCACTTCATTGTTTTTGTTCACAATTTGTTTTCTTCCTTCAATTTGTGAAATCTGCTGCTCAACCAAACTTGCTTTTGCTACTTCATCTTCCAGCTGCCCAACCCTTTTTGCATTAAGAAAATCCCTGGCATCACCTTGCAATTTGTCCAGATTGCCCAGACCTTCATTTTCAGTCGCAACAACTACATCTTCCTTATTTTTCACAGTCTTCCAACGGCATGATCTTTCATCGTGCCCTTGATGCTTACAACAGGTACAATATAATGGAAGATTATCAAATACTATCTCCTGATAATGCTCAACAACTTTCCCAGAATTTTTATCCACAATATGAATTTTAATTCTCTTTGGATGTTTGTCCAATAAATCGAGCACGACCTTAACCCTTGCCGTACTTGGTTGCGTTCGATCTTGCGTTGCTTTATCCACTGCTAAAGGCCTTCCAACTGCTGAAGCGATGGACATTAACGACCTTTTTGCAAAGAAATTTGCAGGAAAGTCAGGTAAAGAGATCCATACGACTGCCCTGGATGTTTCTTCACGCGGATTAAAGCCTATTGTCCATGGGAATGTTCTAAAAAAGAACTCGTCACCCTTCGCCTTAATATAACCTGTCAATCTTGACAGAGCTTGAACAAAATCTTCAAACAAATCAAACCTAATCAGTATATGTCGATATTCCAGTTGTCCAATATTACAGTAGCCTTTGACATCAAATTATTTGGAAATAATCTGTCGTAGTTCCTGTAGATCAGGTTTCCCATACGAAAATTTGAGGATTACAACTTGATGTAAACCTTCTTCCATTGTGAAAGAATTTACCTCTTCAATGGTGAATTCCACAGTAGGTTCACCATGTTCAAACGTTACTGGACAAAGCTCCAGTTTGACGATTTTGCGGCAGATTGTTTTGACAGTAGATGCGAGGCATAAGACTGCTTGGTATTATGATTAGGAACTGATTCTTGATTGTTTTAGATTGCCTCTCCCACAGCCAAAGGCTGGGGAGAGGTCGCAGCAGCCATGAAGTTCTTCAAACCTCCATTGACGTGAAAAAGCAGatgaatttaataaaaaaaattgcgTTCTACAGTAAACGTGAAATGAAAATTAAGATCTGGAAAAATTGACTATTGATTTGGGGATGAAACTAACTGGGTATTGTTCGCAATGAGAAGGGGGTTCTTTTGCGACCAATTTGGTGAATTTCCACTGCCAGAATATGGAGTTATGGCCGGTGAACTGTTGCATTGCTACTGTTCATCGCAGCTAGAGAGAGAAACTGCATGTAGGTCTTTAATCATACATTGCAGTGGTATATAtcccccacatttcacatcatttccactttcaacattaatcttgcaatttaagataatgggcacatacGAGAGAAATTCAAGTTGTAATCATAgagaggatttcacatagttcCACATAATAATCATagtttaaacttgacttgaaattaggcattttagcacatagttcacattcttcacacatcctcaatttacCAAGAACAAcatattgaacacattgagacacacctttcatATATATTCTTGAAACACCAAATCACTTGAAATATcaagtactacatcaatcaaatttcttacttacaacatttgcatggacaccaaggtagctcaatttctaagaagagggggttttatccatacatacctcaatagatcTTTCCTTAAATTCTTATAATAATTCTGGAACTCTTAGCAACTTCGAcctattttatgagaattacaagCTGAACCAAAAATTAGAGAGATAATAatattctagctcatttgagcacattATCAAGCATTAAGTGTGCATTATGATTTTAAGACCTTTCTGTGAGAGATTCTATTATCCTACACCCCATTTGTTACTTTTTAGCTCACAATATTCCCATACCCTTTTATCATACATGCATGCAAGATAATCAacccttatacccatgaacccacttTTTAATTACTTATTTAAATAGGAATTTCGAAATCAAAGGTTAGGGCACAAattcttacctcttaggatgaaaGCTTAGTAactttacttgataatcttcaaagatttgggcaAGGATTTAATAGTGACTTGGTGAGGATCACTTTCTCCCTCTAGAACTCTTTCTCTCACTCTAAATGTAGTAGAAAATAGCACAAGAGGatctaatggggtgtttttaacggaatgggtcgggttttaaaagttcGAAAATAAGAGTCCCGACTCAATATGCAGTCGCATAACtgatatgcggcccgcaaaagtAGCCCTCAAGACTTGAATACTCTGCTCGGGTATGCGACCAATATGCGGTTCGCATACCTATTCTAttgtcgcataatgcaccgcagaactgcccttcGCATAAATCCCAAGGAGGTTATACGACGCCTATGTGGCTCGCATATCGATTATGTGATCgtataattggccgcatagttttCCTCAAAATTAGCCAACATTATGTCTCACTCTGCGGCAGCTATGCGGCCCACATTGCTATTATGTGACAGCTATGCGGCCCGCATTGCTATTATGCGGCCGTACAATAGGCCGCAGAAACGCGCTCTTCTAAGAAACATtcttccttaactttttaatacaCAGATCAATCTAAAAGGTCCAAACTGCGGCTTTCAAGCTCGCCGCGAAAATTTTAtaaatttctaacacatattcttaacttggcactacgagattTCGAGTTTTTAAGTaaaaatttcacggggccttacatactcccccacttaagatcattcatctTCGAATGAGGAACAAGGTTCACTTATCAGAACCTTATGCAATTTCAGTTCCACATCACGTACCAACATCACCCAAAATTTGGCTAACTCACTAGATTTCCaaaaattttgccagagtttcctttgtatccaggcctatccacctgccagagagcCCCAGATACATATCCGAACAGCATATACACAATTTATTGACATGGCATATCTCATAACCATACCAACCACGGCCCCATAGGCAATATATAATCAAAACGGAACAGTTTTACATAGACTAATCAAGTGATACAAAGTTCATAGGAACCTAATTCATAGAAGCTACTACATGGCTATGCAAATAAATGTtggtacttctttttcatttcttcctcggcttcccaagtggcttcttcAACCTGCTggtttcgccataacactttcacggaggcaatttctttatttctcaacttCCGGACTTGCCTGTCAAGAATGGAAACTagaatttcttcatatgatagttcttcattaacctcaatagttccAACCGACACAATAGTGGATGGATCTCCCACTaacttcttcaacatagacacatggaagcctgggtgtaccaatgacatctcgggtggtaGCTCAAGCTTATATGCCACCTGAccgatcctctgaatgattctatacggtccgacataccttagactgaattttcctttctttccaaaccgcatgatacccttcatgggggaaaccttcaaaaatacccaatcaacttctttgaactctaaatctctgcgacgaatgtccaaataagacttttggcgactctgagcggttttcaacctctccttaataatcttgactttctccattgCCTGATGCACAAGGTCCGGCActatcaattcagcttctccaGCCTCGAActacccaatgggagacctacatcttctaccatacaacacctcaaatggtgccatctggatactagaatggaagctgttgttataagaaaactctatgagtggcaaatgatcatcccagtTACCTATGAAATCAAGAACACaaacacgcaacatgtcctcaagcatctgaatagtccgctctgcttgcccgtcggtctgaggatgaaaagttgtactAAGATTTACCTGCATACCCAAGCCttactgaaatttcttccaaaagttggacatgaactgagcccctcgatctgaaatgattgatatcggagtgccatgcaacctgactatttctttgatatacaactaagTATATTGTTCCTTTGTGTCGGTAGAtttgactggcaagaagtgcgctgattttgtgagtcgatccacgattacACACATTGAGTCAAACTTGTAGGGGTGCGTGGTAACCCTCCACAAAATCCAAGTTTATCacttcccatttccacattgaaatttctatgctttgagcgaatccaccgggcctttgatgttcggctTTCACTTGCTGATAGTTCaaacattttgccacaaagtccgccacatcccttttcatgttgttccaccaataaacttccttgagatcatgatacatttttgtagaatgtacggaatacctagaagtgtgagcttATACCATGATCCTTTCCTAAAGACCGTCAATATCTggaacacataggcggccttggtaccgtagggtaccatcatctatgccaaaggaaaaagctgtggtcttgtgttgatgaatcccctccttcagttgtgctaacaatggatTGTTGAATTTCTTCTCTTTCACTTCtgccacaagcgatgattcaacCCTATTTTGCACGATTACTCCTCTTTCGTTAGAGTTTGCAaagcgaactcccaaactagccaacttgTGAACCTCCTTGGCCAACAGTCTTTGATATGCCttcaaatgagccaaacttcccaCAGATTTCCGGCTAAGATTATCTACCACAACATTGGCACTACGAGATTTCGGGTTTTTGAGTaaaaatttcacggggccttacaaaaCAGGTTTTGAAGTGTTGATGTGTGGAATGTGATGATAGAGATAGATGTATTTATTATGAAAGAGGGATCGGTTAGAAAGGGCGGCAGGTTTTAGGGAGTTGGGTCGATTAATAACCGGTGAGACGTTTGGGTTCAAAAGACACAAAACTAAAAACTGACATGCTGATGATATGGCACTTGTTTTAATTGTTCAGAATTGTGCATGAGGGAATAGAGAAACTACTAACCTGTGTCAGGAGAACCAGGTTCCCTAACTGATCTCTTATCTATAAGCTTTTCCCTTTTTACCAGTATATACATCCTCAACTGCTTATTTGCTCTGTAATCATCAAACGTGTCTACCCGTAACGATATAGAAATGAGTTAGACTTTGCCAAAAAATACCTTTTAGCTAAGTTTACCTGGACATTTCTTTCATATCCAATCATTGAAAGACTAGGTTCTCAATTGGGTTTTATCAACCCCAATACTAGATGATTTTGCTCGAAGTGTTCTCTGCTCAAGGATTTGGTAAATATATCTACAATTTGATCTTCAGTGCTACAAAATTTCATGCAGATAAGCCCTTTTTCAACATTGTCTCTGAGGAAGTGATGACGtacatcaatgtgcttggtcctCTTATGTTGAACTGGTTTTTTGCCATGTTGAATGCACTTGTATTGTCACATAAGAGAGGAACACAGTCTGAGAACACTCCAAGGTCTTCCAACTGTTGCTTGATCCACAGAAGTTGAGCACATCAAGAGGTAGTTGCTACATATTTCGCTTCTACAGTTTAGAGTGCCACAGAGTTCTGCTTCTTTGTACCCCATGATATTAAGCAGGAGCCCAGGAAATGTGCCATTCCAGAAGTGTTTTTCCTTTCCACCAGATATCCTATATAATCTGCGTCAGCATACCCAATAAGATCAAAGTTGTCACCTGAGGGATAATAAAGGACCAGGTCCTGCATTCCTTTGATATATCTCAGTATTCTCTTGGCAGtcttcagatgagattcctctAGATTGGATTGAAACATTGCACAGAGACCCACACTGAAAATAATGTTTGGTCTGCTTGCAGTGAAATACAGGAGTGACCCTATGATCCCTCTATACATGGTCTGATTTACAGGGGAACCAGGTCCATCCATGTCTAGATGGGTGGCTGTGGCGATGGGAGTGTCGATGACGtttgatgcttccatatcaaaccttTTTAGCAGTTCCTTGATGTATTTCTATTGACTTATCAATGTttctgtcgacgccccctttttctatgggtcgaaatcgggtatacgacattag
This genomic stretch from Nicotiana sylvestris chromosome 9, ASM39365v2, whole genome shotgun sequence harbors:
- the LOC138878173 gene encoding secreted RxLR effector protein 161-like, with the translated sequence MEASNVIDTPIATATHLDMDGPGSPVNQTMYRGIIGSLLYFTASRPNIIFSVGLCAMFQSNLEESHLKTAKRILRYIKGMQDLVLYYPSGDNFDLIGYADADYIGYLVERKNTSGMAHFLGSCLISWGTKKQNSVAL